A window of Ictidomys tridecemlineatus isolate mIctTri1 chromosome 1, mIctTri1.hap1, whole genome shotgun sequence contains these coding sequences:
- the LOC101956275 gene encoding LOW QUALITY PROTEIN: fin bud initiation factor homolog (The sequence of the model RefSeq protein was modified relative to this genomic sequence to represent the inferred CDS: inserted 4 bases in 3 codons), translating to MMVPKFLWIGFLCHLCQGYFDSPLYPEMSNETLHHYFMPEXEENDDPEKCQLLFRVSXRSCSQGEGTQASSYMSLTLREEFTMLGSQVEDSGGVLEGISKSISYDLDGEETYGNYLRRESHQIRDAYSNSDKSLTELENKFKQGQEQDSRHDAXVHTKSLMKEMLDISTGHREKYKLLALTIWSHGTWLGWLKNYYLKV from the exons ATGATGGTTCCGAAGTTCCTCTGGATAGGTTTCCTCTGCCACCTGTGTCAGGGCTACTTTGACAGTCCTCTCTACCCAGAAATGTCCAATGAGACTCTGCACCACTACTTCATGCCCG GAGAGGAGAATGATGACCCCGAGAAGTGCCAGCTGCTTTTCAGGGTGA GTCGGAGCTGCTCCCAAGGGGAAGGGACCCAGGCCAGTAGCTACATGAGTCTCACCCTTAGAGAGGAGTTCACCATGCTGGGCAGCCAGGTGGAGGATTCTGGGGGCGTCTTGGAGGGAATCAGCAAGAGCATTTCCTATGACCTGGATGGGGAAGAGACTTATGGCAACTACCTGAGGCGGGAGTCCCACCAGATCAGGGATGCCTATTCCAACTCCGACAAGTCCCTCACTGAGCTGGAAAACAAATTCAAGCAGGGCCAGGAACAGGACAGCCGGCATGATGC GGTCCACACCAAGTCCCTGATGAAAGAAATGCTGGACATCTCCACAGGGCATAGGGAAAAATACAAGCTGCTGGCCCTCACCATCTGGAGCCACGGGACTTGGCTAGGTTGGCTGAAAAACTATTATCTTAAAGTATGA